From a region of the Mercurialis annua linkage group LG1-X, ddMerAnnu1.2, whole genome shotgun sequence genome:
- the LOC126665972 gene encoding indole-3-pyruvate monooxygenase YUCCA6, which translates to MDYCLREIEGKQLHDPLFTEKMSKIKSSSSLRYVWVTGPVIVGAGPSGLAVAACLKERGVPSIVLERSNCIASLWQLKTYDRLRLHLPKNFCELPIMGFPEEFPTYPTKQQFIDYLEKYAEKFDIQPRFNETVKHAEYDRVLGFWRVRTVGGKGEETEYVCQWLVVATGENAEAVVPEIEGMGEFGGDIRHTSLYKSGAEFKEKKVLVVGCGNSGMEVCLDLCHHSAKPSLVVRDTVHVLPRKMLGKSTFGLSMWLLKWLPIRLVDEFLLVVSRLVLGDTSRLGLDRPQLGPLQLKNMSGKTPVLDVGTLAKIKSGDIKVCPGMKRLKRHTVEFVDGKMEKFDAIILATGYKSNVPSWLKEGGEMFSEKDGLPKTPFPNGWKGESGLYAVGFTKRGILGASIDAPKIAQHIHSCWISQPKHSFPTISIQSPP; encoded by the exons ATGGATTACTGTTTGAGAGAAATAGAAGGAAAACAACTTCATGATCCATTATTTACAGAAAAAATGAGTAAAATTAAATCATCATCTTCATTACGATACGTTTGGGTTACCGGTCCGGTAATCGTCGGCGCCGGTCCATCTGGTTTAGCAGTAGCAGCTTGTTTAAAAGAAAGAGGAGTTCCGAGCATAGTTCTCGAAAGATCGAATTGTATAGCTTCTTTATGGCAATTAAAAACCTACGACCGTCTCCGTCTTCACTTGCCCAAGAATTTCTGCGAGCTTCCGATCATGGGTTTCCCGGAGGAATTTCCGACGTACCCGACTAAGCAACAGTTCATCGATTACTTGGAGAAATACGCAGAGAAATTCGATATACAACCGCGTTTTAACGAGACAGTTAAGCATGCTGAGTACGATCGAGTTCTTGGGTTTTGGCGCGTGAGGACAGTTGGGGGTAAAGGTGAGGAGACGGAGTATGTGTGCCAGTGGTTGGTGGTGGCTACCGGAGAGAATGCGGAGGCGGTGGTGCCGGAAATAGAAGGAATGGGAGAGTTTGGGGGGGATATAAGGCATACGAGTTTGTATAAAAGTGGTGCAGAGTTTAAAGAGAAAAAAGTGTTGGTAGTTGGGTGTGGTAATTCAGGAATGGAAGTTTGTTTAGATCTGTGCCATCATAGTGCAAAGCCTTCACTTGTGGTTAGAGAtacg GTGCATGTTTTACCAAGGAAGATGCTAGGAAAATCGACTTTTGGGTTGTCCATGTGGTTACTAAAGTGGCTGCCCATACGGCTTGTGGATGAGTTCTTGCTCGTAGTGTCGAGGTTAGTGCTCGGCGACACTTCAAGATTGGGATTGGACAGGCCGCAATTGGGACCCCTTCAGCTCAAAAACATGTCCGGCAAGACCCCAGTTTTAGATGTTGGCACACTCGCTAAGATCAAAAGTGGAGACATTAAG GTATGTCCAGGTATGAAGAGGCTAAAACGACATACAGTAGAGTTTGTGGATGGAAAAATGGAGAAATTTGACGCAATTATCTTAGCAACAGGATATAAAAGCAATGTGCCATCTTGGCTAAAG GAAGGAGGAGAAATGTTTTCAGAGAAAGATGGGTTGCCAAAAACACCATTTCCAAATGGGTGGAAAGGTGAAAGTGGGTTATATGCAGTGGGGTTCACAAAACGTGGCATTCTTGGTGCCTCCATTGATGCTCCCAAAATAGCTCAACATAT